One Plasmodium vivax chromosome 13, whole genome shotgun sequence genomic region harbors:
- a CDS encoding ATP-dependent RNA helicase, putative (encoded by transcript PVX_085525A): MSEHEGYKQPLGEKQPLGEKQPLGEKQPLGEKQPLGEKQPLGEKQSLGEKQPLGKKQPLVEKPLSGEGPQKTPFTQLNIEEPILFSLLIQRYLFCASIQAKAIPLIAKKENVLLHSETGSGKTLCFVIPMLQNLVKSKLGAIRRDRLFTSSCGEAKEGEDEEEEDDCYNEDRVNRIYNKFENVNIEKGIPPVDINVAKFMQHSRASLEGKTHKKGGAVGNQAGVTKDGQHPPRGNNVQFEPIKEEVKKAIRCTTSENKSKKKIQVNGVIVAPTRELSMQIYDVVNKFLFFIRLYFVKKFNIHVDELDKEVFFVNTLLFRGAVKIEEDLKIIKNEKKKKKRYQIVVATPGKLSTLLVDHNCHFDTNELAYLILDEGDKLLEQSFLTYVQDVVRSIVSKDYATCICSATCLQEEKFYNLFSDKRRAFTKCVGGAPPASGSSGMGDVVAASAGAGAAASAADAATTAATPAGSSFQMPEQIENYYITVRNLDKSFFLFKFLSTVVREGEAVIVFLPTCFCVDFFFHLFKNVLNVEKRSAKEIFNQVVTLNERHRNAFSQSDLSLFCKMICYTHKYMGKKKFTLLKIHRKMKDKKRISAYKKIKENKNKRRIKIIFCTDIMSRGINVDIHWVINYDVANKNMTYIHRSGRTGRFDKRGKNVILLNKKEKEYIYFLKNKKVNISNFRKTSMFRDMLSWESRLMRSEDALDAQVREVANLEKGQMGKFGPEKTLSFYGKVRGERIKGREAKGIPPKGDSSGGPPHKGDTAEGPPPKRDDHILLLNNMVNLFLKYIIFFTIENRETYLLSTKAFLSYIEFYKNHQLSFLFPFHKLNLSHLCHSFALVKIPKFKEKSQIKNFKRVGLNTSDIPYRNEEKERKRQEELTRLRSEKRAANEKAEGEKNAEGDKPHKRKQEKKQKKRKTIVQRKHEQRDMEENEIESLFFEENLYKKLKKKKISKDEYDRLLNMENLDKIFSTSPSAGKNQAVAPRKNQAAASNRRKSKKKRKVYNLKVKKRRKGGGKRR, encoded by the coding sequence ATGAGCGAGCACGAGGGGTATAAGCAGCCCcttggggagaagcagccccttggggagaagcagccccttggggagaagcagccccttggggagaagcagccccttggggagaagcagccccttggggagaagcagtccctaggggagaagcagcccTTAGGGAAGAAGCAGCCCCTTGTGGAGAAGCCGCTCTCAGGGGAAGGGCCGCAGAAAACGCCCTTCACGCAGCTGAACATTGAGGAGCCCATTCTATTTTCGCTGCTGATTCAAAGGTACCTCTTCTGCGCGAGCATACAGGCAAAGGCCATTCCGCTCattgcgaaaaaggaaaatgtccTGCTGCACTCCGAAACGGGCAGCGGAAAAACGCTATGCTTCGTTATTCCCATGCTACAAAATTTGGTGAAGTCCAAACTGGGGGCCATAAGAAGGGACCGCCTTTTCACGTCGTCATGTGGGGAGGCaaaggaaggggaagatgaagaagaagaagacgacTGCTACAACGAAGATAGAGTCAACCGTATCTacaacaaatttgaaaatgtaaacataGAGAAGGGCATCCCCCCTGTTGACATAAATGTGGCAAAGTTTATGCAGCACAGCAGGGCCTCTTTGGAGGGAAAAACGCACAAGAAGGGTGGCGCCGTGGGGAATCAAGCGGGAGTTACCAAAGATGGTCAGCACCCACCCCGCGGTAACAACGTGCAGTTCGAGCCCATTAAagaggaagtaaaaaaagccATTCGATGCACCACAAGTGAGAacaagagcaaaaaaaaaatacaggtGAACGGAGTGATTGTGGCCCCCACCAGAGAGTTGAGCATGCAAATATACGACgtagtaaataaatttttgtttttcataagattatattttgttaaaaaatttaacataCATGTGGACGAATTGGACAAGGAAGTCTTTTTTGTGAACACACTATTATTTAGGGGTGCTGTAAAAATTGAGGAGGatttgaaaattataaaaaatgaaaaaaaaaaaaaaaaaagataccaGATCGTTGTGGCGACCCCGGGGAAGTTGTCAACTTTGCTTGTCGATCACAACTGCCACTTTGACACGAACGAGTTGGCGTATTTAATTCTGGATGAGGGGGACAAATTATTGGAACAGAGCTTTTTAACGTATGTGCAGGACGTGGTTAGGAGCATCGTCTCGAAGGACTACGCCACGTGCATTTGCAGCGCGACGTGTCTGCAGGAGGAGAAGTTTTACAACTTGTTCTCTGACAAGAGGCGAGCCTTCACCAAGTGCGTGGGGGGGGCGCCGCCCGCGTCAGGCTCAAGCGGGATGGGCGATGTTGTTGCTGCTTCCGCTGGTGCTGgtgctgctgcttctgctgctgATGCCGCTACTACTGCCGCTACCCCCGCGGGGAGCTCCTTCCAAATGCCAGAGCAAATCGAAAACTACTACATCACGGTGCGCAACCTGGACAAAAGCTTCTTCCTGTTCAAATTCCTGAGCACAGTGGTGCGCGAGGGGGAGGCAGTGATTGTGTTCTTGCCGACCTGCTTCTGCGTggatttcttcttccacctATTCAAGAACGTACTTAACGTGGAGAAGAGGAGTGcgaaggaaatttttaaccAAGTCGTCACCCTCAACGAGAGGCATAGAAATGCATTCAGCCAATCTGACCTGTCGCTCTTCTGCAAAATGATTTGTTACACGCACAAATAtatggggaagaaaaaattcactcttttaaaaatccacaggaaaatgaaagacaaaaaaaggataagtgCTTATAAGaagataaaagaaaacaagAATAAGaggagaataaaaattattttttgcacagATATTATGAGCAGAGGAATTAACGTGGACATTCATTGGGTCATCAACTACGACGTTGCCAATAAGAATATGACTTACATCCATAGGAGTGGCAGAACAGGCAGATTtgacaaaagggggaaaaatgtcATTCTGCTTaataagaaggaaaaggaatatatatactttttaaaaaataaaaaagtgaacatcAGCAATTTTAGGAAGACGTCCATGTTCAGGGATATGCTCAGTTGGGAGTCCCGCCTTATGCGAAGTGAAGACGCGTTGGATGCGCAAGTGAGGGAGGTAGCCAATTTGGAGAAGGGGCAGATGGGGAAGTTCGGCCCAGAGAAAACCTTATCGTTTTATGGAAAAGTGCGCGGGGAACGCATTAAAGGGAGGGAGGCAAAGGGgatcccccccaaaggagatTCATCCGGGGGACCTCCCCACAAAGGAGACACAGCCGAGGGACCCCCCCCCAAGAGGGACGATCACATCCTTTTGCTGAACAACATGGTGAACCTCTTTCTAaagtacataatttttttcaccatcgAGAACAGAGAAACGTATCTGCTCTCGACAAAGGCGTTTCTGTCGTACATTGAGTTTTACAAAAACCACCAGCTGAGttttctcttccccttccacaAGCTCAACCTGTCGCACCTGTGCCACTCCTTTGCGCTGGTGAAAATCCCCAAATTTAAGGAGAAGAGCCAAATTAAGAATTTCAAACGGGTGGGCCTGAACACGTCCGACATACCCTACAgaaatgaggagaaggaaagaaagcgGCAGGAGGAACTGACACGCTTAAGAAGCGAGAAACGCGCGGCCAATGAAAAGGCGGAAGGTGAGAAAAACGCGGAGGGAGACAAACCTCACAAACggaagcaggaaaaaaaacagaaaaaaagaaaaaccatTGTTCAGAGAAAACACGAACAAAGGGACATggaggaaaacgaaattgagtccctattttttgaagaaaatttgtacaaaaaattaaaaaaaaaaaaaatttccaaagaTGAGTACGACAGATTGCTGAACATGGAAAATCTggacaaaatattttccaccTCGCCCAGCGCGGGGAAGAACCAGGCCGTCGCCCCCCGGAAAAATCAGGCAGCTGCGTCAAACAGGAGGAAGAgcaagaagaagagaaaggTGTACAACttgaaggtgaagaagaggcGGAAGGGGGGCGGCAAACGGAGGTAA
- a CDS encoding hypothetical protein, conserved (encoded by transcript PVX_085530A) yields the protein MTLNIVQETHEQNENHVQSEEGKKEKIATYGYPSTERRRSDRLLRLSVDKAKLIERNGYSGPSDGTNGGARNVSLKTIVKVKLKERAPSRDRDKLQKGEKRDAQEGSKECSSGGGSSGKTANGVKQNKLVKKVTLSGKKGKTALSGNKGKTTLSDNQGKTTLSDNQGKDPKANKKKTEKGVTVVVDTKKSAPLNKGSANTKGTTVKEMASKPHSTVIVKKKKHQEGMNRAPLSANKKEEAQESKDNPLMGCKMRKGSNLQGKEKEKMQTGQVEKKPAEKGKVEDPPPVKDTPPGEKIKSGADSDCKEEIFLQKRLKMRKAACPNGANGASERSQPNESSKKKKKKMMIIKNKQIRKSINEFMKNTSRNSSSFAPNSKYNIYSYGRGKNTFYSLERINNSSGDKPTGDKPNGGENKRKLNRIPEIINIKKQKFVIGSSNRKCDLVLRGNIEGEQCELVCKCVEKNINHCSDRNRQINKYNLFIINKSRSNSTLLNNSVVDIDQVKDEDSLFLGIENMEKSTSAKYIYKIKYNKMANIFNINNLCSYSKDNCIHKTLITNAEDGKASKIVSTNFSLNNQNEEQESNISILIFLIIKRSSIPNEPVHYMNSLNSFANLNSTPRKLPVEDKAMVGKASTSVNKMIKEDSPNTQFNESIKKINKICQSRISPLCVKDSIKKEEKVKGTFKSANHTKELPVTLLNACVELCKEINKSVTKEHAGEGNHDVPAGTPVMKYPSLTPTKGMTLPNGVTPPKGMTPPKGMTPPKGMTPPKGMTPPKGMTPPKGMTPPKGMTPPKGMTPPKGMTLPNGVTPPKVSSFHPLQSEQKRGPHTSNLYNIFHASFATPRHGRSSTGETISGTTDRVTAANNVAAVERERVSTSGDRVNGLQCQGPPISRASKSINQPNISEEAHLHGNSQHNTSDKSKSNLHKLGEEIFPQGNTSREGPSEEGKNGETDYATQNGNVDGRVFCPPPIDQHARVYCEDVDARQAEQIGEEIHEEELNISADDSLLVNPGKGAHLVDNNQMTFYDCKDEKAAKEAAPLLEKPNGGTNMVIKTSESSEFIKKTEKELYSVLYSKSSENTTNGANTDFVLCLKNEQGEERYLKVIGEIKVKRNAILSDIKHNIDLKLLDKSIELTTLNKINYLKCESLSKGKYSIRLNAFSDKLDETKFGEFSALHLDYIDNTNFSHLDTLEPLELKKMLFIKYDE from the coding sequence ATGACGCTGAACATTGTCCAGGAGACCcacgaacaaaatgaaaaccacgtgcaaagtgaagaaggcaaaaaggaaaaaatagccacTTATGGCTATCCCTCCAcggagaggaggaggagtgACCGACTGTTGCGTCTCAGCGTAGACAAAGCCAAATTGATAGAGCGAAATGGCTATTCGGGTCCATCGGACGGCACGAATGGGGGGGCGCGCAATGTGAGCTTAAAGACAATCGTGAAAGTTAAGCTTAAGGAAAGGGCGCCAAGTAGGGATAGAGACAaactgcaaaagggggagaaaagggacGCCCAGGAGGGGAGCAAAGAATGCTCttccgggggggggagcagcggcaAGACGGCAAACGGGGTGAAGCAGAACAAACTGGTCAAAAAGGTCACGCTGAGCGGAAAGAAAGGGAAGACCGCGTTAAGCGGAAACAAAGGGAAGACCACGCTAAGTGACAACCAGGGGAAGACCACGCTAAGTGACAACCAGGGGAAGGACCCAAAAGCGAATAAGAAGAAAACCGAAAAGGGCGTGACCGTCGTGGTGGATACGAAAAAAAGCGCACCGTTAAACAAGGGTAGCGCGAATACGAAGGGAACAACCGTAAAAGAAATGGCCAGCAAACCGCACAGCACAGTGAtcgtgaagaagaaaaagcacCAGGAGGGGATGAACAGGGCGCCCCTCTCGGCCaacaagaaggaggaggcgCAGGAGAGCAAAGATAACCCCCTCATGGGGtgcaaaatgagaaagggGAGTAATCTtcaggggaaggaaaaggagaaaatgcaGACGGGGCAGGTAGAGAAGAAGCCAGCAGAGAAGGGGAAAGTAGAGGACCCCCCGCCCGTGAAGGAcacccccccgggggagaaGATAAAAAGCGGAGCCGACTCCGACTGCAAAGAGGAAATCTTTCTGCAGAAAAGACTGAAGATGAGGAAGGCAGCCTGCCCGAATGGGGCGAACGGCGCGAGCGAAAGGAGTCAGCCAAATGAgagttccaaaaaaaaaaaaaaaaaaatgatgatcaTTAAGAATAAGCAAATAAGGAAGTCGATAAACGagtttatgaaaaatacCTCTCGCAATAGCAGCAGCTTTGCGCCAAACAGTaagtacaatatatatagctacgggaggggcaaaaatacGTTTTACTCCCTGGAGAGGATTAACAACAGCAGCGGTGACAAGCCAACGGGTGACAAGCCAAAcggaggggaaaacaaacgaaAGCTAAACAGAATACCAGAAAtcataaacataaaaaagcaaaagttTGTGATAGGATCCTCCAACAGGAAGTGCGACCTCGTGCTGAGGGGAAACATCGAAGGAGAGCAGTGCGAATTGGTGTGCAAATGTGTGGAGAAAAATATCAACCATTGTAGTGACAGAAATAgacaaattaataaatacaatttatttattattaacaaGTCGAGGAGCAATTCGACCCTCCTGAACAACTCGGTGGTGGACATTGACCAAGTGAAAGATGAAGATAGCCTTTTCCTGGGCATCGAAAATATGGAGAAAAGCACAAGcgcaaaatatatatacaaaattaagtacaacaaaatggccaacatttttaacataaacaATTTGTGCTCGTACAGTAAAGACAATTGCATACATAAGACATTAATTACCAACGCGGAAGATGGAAAGGCTAGCAAAATTGTATCAACGAATTTTTCACTAAACAATCAAAATGAGGAACAAGAATCGAATATAtccattttgatatttttaattattaagaGGAGTTCCATACCAAACGAACCTGTGCACTACATGAACAGTTTGAACTCTTTTGCAAACCTTAACAGCACGCCCAGGAAACTTCCTGTGGAGGATAAGGCCATGGTGGGCAAAGCATCCACGTCGgttaataaaatgattaaGGAGGATTCGCCAAATACCCAATTTAATGAAAGCATTAAAaagattaacaaaatttgcCAAAGCAGGATTTCCCCTTTGTGCGTAAAGGACTCCAttaagaaggaagaaaaagtaaaGGGCACGTTTAAAAGCGCCAACCACACGAAGGAACTCCCAGTGACGCTGCTCAACGCGTGTGTTGAGTTGTGCAAGGAGATAAACAAAAGTGTGACGAAAGAACATGCCGGGGAAGGCAACCACGACGTTCCCGCGGGCACGCCCGTTATGAAGTATCCATCGTTGACCCCTACAAAGGGGATGACACTTCCAAACGGGGTGACGCCTCCAAAGGGGATGACGCCTCCAAAGGGGATGACGCCTCCAAAGGGGATGACACCTCCAAAGGGGATGACGCCTCCAAAGGGGATGACGCCTCCAAAGGGGATGACACCTCCAAAGGGGATGACGCCTCCAAAGGGGATGACACCTCCAAAGGGGATGACACTTCCAAACGGGGTGACACCTCCGAAAGTGAGTTCCTTCCATCCCCTTCAAAGTGAGCAGAAGAGAGGACCACACACGAGCAACTTGTACAACATTTTTCACGCCAGTTTTGCCACTCCTAGGCATGGGAGAAGCTCCACGGGTGAGACCATCAGCGGCACCACAGACCGGGTCACCGCCGCTAACAACGTGGCGGCAGTGGAGAGGGAACGAGTTAGCACCTCTGGAGATCGCGTCAACGGACTGCAGTGCCAGGGACCCCCAATTAGCAGGGCGTCCAAAAGTATAAACCAGCCCAACATCAGTGAAGAGGCCCATTTGCACGGCAACTCACAACATAACACTTCGGATAAGAGCAAATCTAATTTGCACAAATTGGGAGAGGAGATTTTCCCGCAAGGTAATACAAGCAGAGAAGGACCCTCTGAGGAGggcaaaaatggcgaaaCGGATTATGCTACCCAAAACGGCAACGTGGATGGCCGTGTCTTTTGCCCACCACCCATCGACCAACACGCGCGGGTCTACTGCGAGGATGTAGACGCGAGGCAGGCCGAACAAATTGGGGAAGAAATCCACGAAGAAGAATTGAATATCTCAGCGGATGACAGCTTATTGGTAAACCCGGGAAAAGGAGCCCACTTGGTGGACAACAACCAGATGACCTTCTATGACTGCAAAGATGAAAAGGCAGCGAAGGAAGCAGCCCCTCTACTTGAGAAGCCGAATGGGGGTACCAACATGGTGATCAAAACATCCGAATCGAGTgagttcataaaaaaaacggaaaaggaatTGTACTCCGTTTTATATTCCAAAAGTAGTGAAAATACAACAAATGGTGCAAATACAGATTTTGTTCTATGcctgaaaaatgaacagggAGAAGAGAGGTATCTCAAAGTGATTGGAGAAATTAAGGTGAAGAGAAATGCCATTTTGTCAGACATAAAACATAACATAGATTTAAAACTGCTGGACAAATCCATTGAGCTTACAACTCTTAATAAGATAAACTATTTAAAATGTGAGTCTCTTTCTAAAGGGAAATATTCGATTCGTTTAAATGCCTTTTCCGATAAACTGGATGAAACAAAGTTTGGTGAATTTTCAGCTCTGCACCTGGACTATATTGACAACACaaatttttcccatttggacACACTGGAGCCGCTTGAGTTGAagaaaatgttatttataaaGTACGACGAGTAG
- a CDS encoding RNA helicase, putative (encoded by transcript PVX_085535A), with the protein MNMSGKNGGQPIQKKKIFNKNYGNKVKKHRKGNQGRKNDGKNHVDERAQLQKDIDEKLEALVEENKRKQYEEQWKSHFDKGDRPSDSPQKGKNGEDESNTTGNNHHSGDKKKEKNNKVYKNNLTIIDKNVLTEHEFKTLPISKRTLRALNENNFVHMTNIQAVSIPIVLLNKHIYAQAQTGTGKTLCFCVPLVEKLYRNSIDNYNRILGGLIITPTRELVFQIFEVLNMLNKYHKLNICCAIGGKDEEREKSIFSYANIIVCTTGRLLYHLENNYYCNLDYLSTLVIDEIDKLIDSSFYDNLKNILLYKPKENCQICLFSATICKFLSIILRTFNIKDYEYVSINDNERYIESNNVKQIYIECDIYSKINYLYTFLFSKKNKKIIVFFSTCKQVRFMYEVFRKIKVGVMKFLQLHGKLKQTSRLNTYHFFSKKRNFVCLFTTDIACRGLDFASVDWVIHFDFPENVETFIHRSGRTGRFTSLGNSLIFLTTEIDNKKIFLNVLKENNIEIKEKFIKKNKLFDINNKIHSLNAAFVDIKYLAKKALVIYLRHLYIVMKFKDIKKLNLNELAYSYGLIEFSSSMMEELNIADTQKVEVKKKRSRFEKFMEILKRKKLKGGSAPVEGEKRQGDVPSHELGNTHGTGDNSPRNAPQLPDFDAKEEEDLFIQKEAQIEDDSPVMLPTKKRKKRVKVAKTLSNSVLYDDSGNEINDDGVKLKILVNELNEDRKEDAQDMESEYDGDGDREGRDRYQGGDNDAAATAGATPGGNTYIQSLREKIQRDNEKRKMSKLRYEEDPSEHANNSEECSDAATDSPTDESDESESSQSDKLSGEKLEGAKDNHSVKRKKALPNKGKLKATPEENANEDISDLESKVMQFL; encoded by the exons atgaacatgtCAGGCAAAAACGGGGGGCAGccaattcaaaaaaaaaaaatttttaacaaaaactATGGAAAcaaagtgaagaagcacAGGAAAGGGAACCAGGGCAGGAAGAACGATGGGAAGAACCACGTCGACGAGAGAGCCCAGCTGCAGAAAGATATCGATGAAAAGTTAGAAGCCCTTgttgaggaaaataaaagaaagcAATACGAAGAACAATGGAAAAGCCACTTTGACAAAGGCGACCGCCCCAGTGATagcccccaaaaggggaaaaatggcgaagATGAGAGCAACACCACTGGAAATAACCACCACAGtggtgacaaaaaaaaggaaaaaaataataaggtttataaaaataacctaACGATCATAGACAAAAATGTTCTGACGGAGCACGAGTTTAAGACATTGCCAATAAGTAAAAGGACCCTAAGAGCGCTAAACGAAAACAACTTTGTGCACATGACAAACATACAGGCAGTGTCTATCCCCATCGTTTTGCTAAATAAGCATATCTACGCGCAGGCGCAAACGGGAACTGGGAAAACGCTATGTTTCTGTGTCCCTCTGGTGGAAAAACTGTACAGAAATAGCATCGACAACTACAATCGAATTTTGGGAGGGCTGATAATTACCCCAACGAGGGAGCTGGtgtttcaaatttttgaagtcctaaatatgttaaataagTATCATAAGCTAAATATATGCTGCGCGATAGGCGGGAAGGAtgaagagagagagaaaTCAATTTTTAGTTACGCAAACATTATTGTTTGCACAACGGGCAGGTTACTGTACCACTTGGAAAACAATTACTACTGCAACTTGGACTACTTGAGCACCCTCGTGATTGACGAAATTGACAAATTAATTGATAGCAGTTTTTACgacaatttgaagaacatTCTGCTGTACAAGCCGAAGGAAAATTGCCAAATCTGTCTGTTCTCAGCCAcgatttgtaaatttttaagcaTCATATTGAGAACCTTCAACATTAAGGACTACGAATACGTGAGCATTAATGACAATGAGAGGTACATCGAGAGTAACAACGTGAAGCAGATCTACATCGAGTGCGACATTTATAGCAAGATCAACTATTTGTACACTTTcctattttcaaaaaagaacaaaaagataattgtttttttctcaacaTGTAAGCAAGTTCGATTTATGTATGAGGTGTTCAGAAAAATCAAAGTTGGCGTAATGAAGTTTTTACAACTGCATGGGAAGCTAAAACAAACAAGCCGCTTAAACAcgtaccattttttttccaaaaagagGAACTTCGTCTGCTTATTCACCACCGATATCGCTTGCCGAGGTTTGGACTTTGCCTCCGTAGACTGGGTCatccattttgattttccaGAAAATGTGGAAACCTTCATTCACAGGTCAGGCAGAACGGGAAGATTCACCAGCCTGGGAAACAGCCTCATCTTCCTAACCACAGAAAttgataacaaaaaaattttcctaAACGTACTAAAAGAAAACAACATagaaattaaggaaaaatttatcaaaaaaaataagctgTTTGATATTAACAATAAAATTCACTCCCTAAATGCGGCCTTTGTCGATATAAAGTATTTGGCCAAAAAGGCCCTCGTCATTTATCTGAggcatttatatattgtcATGAAATTTAAGGACATAAAGAAGCTGAACCTTAATGAGCTGGCCTACTCATATGGGCTCATCGAATTTTCCTCATCCATGATGGAGGAGTTGAACATAGCTGACACCCAGAAGGTCGAAGTTAAAAAGAAGAGGTCCCGTTTTGAGAAGTTTATGGAAATactaaaaaggaagaagttgaaggggggaagtgcacccgtggagggggagaaaagacAAGGCGATGTCCCTTCACACGAACTCGGTAATACACATGGTACGGGGGACAACTCCCCACGAAATGCTCCACAACTACCAGATTTTGAtgcaaaagaggaagaagatttATTTATCCAAAAGGAGGCCCAAATTGAGGACGACTCCCCAGTGATGCTACCAaccaaaaagagaaagaagcGAGTCAAGGTGGCCAAAACGCTAAGCAACAGTGTGCTCTATGATGACAGCGGAAATGAAATCAATGATGACGGGGTGAAGCTAAAAATTTTGGTGAACGAATTGAATGAGGACAGGAAAGAGGATGCGCAAGATATGGAAAGCGAATACGATGGTGACGGTGACCGTGAAGGTAGAGATCGATACCAAGGCGGTGACAACGATGCTGCCGCTACCGCTGGTGCTACCCCCGGTGGAAATACCTACATTCAGTCGctgagggaaaaaatccaAAGGGACAAtgagaagagaaaaatgagcaaGCTAAGATATGAAGAAGACCCAAGTGAGCATGCGAATAACTCCGAGGAGTGTTCAGACGCCGCGACAGATTCACCCACCGACGAAAGTGACGAATCGGAAAGTTCCCAGAGTGACAAACTTTCAGGTGAAAAGTTGGAGGGCGCAAAAGATAACCATTctgtgaagaggaaaaaggccTTGCCGAATAAGGGCAAACTGAAGGCGACTCCGGAGGAAAACGCAAAtg aagatATATCCGACTTGGAAAGCAAGGTGATGCAGTTTTTATAG